A stretch of the Neptunomonas phycophila genome encodes the following:
- a CDS encoding site-specific integrase, translating to MYFYLIPNFGKLTLEELKIANVYQWLETVNISNKRINNVLVPLRQAFQEAFYDELIDSKPMDRFRNRSTETREPQPFNHDEIERILAQLEGQEKNLIQFAFWSGLRTSELIALRWEDIDLPNNRFYVRTAIVRQREKTTKTTSGIRTVELQPEARKAIEAQAAFTKNEHRVFHDPTTEKPWKGDHIIRKRLWIPALNNGGVDYRNPYQTRHTFASMLLSDNKNPLWVAQQMGHKDWGMIRKIYGRWINGN from the coding sequence ATGTACTTCTACCTGATTCCAAACTTCGGAAAACTGACTCTTGAAGAGCTCAAGATAGCTAATGTTTACCAATGGCTAGAAACCGTCAATATAAGTAACAAACGTATCAATAATGTATTGGTGCCTTTGCGCCAAGCCTTTCAAGAAGCCTTCTATGATGAATTGATCGACTCAAAACCAATGGATCGTTTCCGAAATCGCTCAACAGAAACAAGGGAGCCTCAACCGTTTAACCATGATGAAATCGAGCGCATTCTTGCCCAACTTGAAGGACAAGAAAAAAACCTCATCCAATTCGCGTTTTGGTCAGGCTTACGTACATCGGAACTCATCGCCTTACGCTGGGAAGATATCGACCTACCCAACAACCGCTTTTATGTTCGAACGGCCATTGTAAGACAGCGAGAAAAGACCACTAAAACCACATCTGGTATTAGAACGGTAGAGCTACAACCAGAAGCTAGAAAAGCAATTGAAGCTCAAGCAGCCTTTACTAAAAACGAACATCGAGTATTTCACGACCCAACGACTGAGAAGCCTTGGAAGGGTGACCACATCATCAGAAAAAGACTATGGATACCTGCACTTAATAACGGGGGTGTAGACTATCGAAACCCATACCAGACTAGGCACACCTTTGCTTCGATGTTACTCTCAGATAATAAGAACCCCCTTTGGGTAGCTCAACAAATGGGACACAAAGACTGGGGGATGATAAGGAAAATCTATGGAAGATGGATAAATGGAAACTAG